In Streptomyces globosus, the following proteins share a genomic window:
- a CDS encoding RNA polymerase sigma factor yields the protein MTDSSWENELTKPDPVAFPASFEAFLAQYEGDFLRIAYSRLRNVQDAEDAVMEAAYQMYRKWDRILAHSNPRAMAYRMLKNSLTDFYRRRAREARREEAARSDPPTADDLMEMGQYDLLDAAMDQLEATAFLQANCVRLRHMAGLAYDDVAQYLDITPGAAKTNVSLGLAKLRDLMNLPEAGKGDS from the coding sequence GTGACCGATTCGTCGTGGGAGAACGAGCTGACGAAGCCCGACCCGGTGGCCTTTCCGGCCTCCTTCGAGGCTTTCCTCGCCCAGTACGAGGGCGACTTCCTCCGCATCGCCTACTCCCGGCTGCGCAACGTCCAAGACGCCGAGGACGCGGTCATGGAGGCCGCCTACCAGATGTACCGCAAGTGGGATCGCATTTTGGCGCACTCCAACCCGCGGGCCATGGCCTACAGGATGCTGAAGAACTCGCTGACCGATTTCTACCGGCGCCGGGCCCGCGAGGCCCGCCGCGAAGAGGCCGCCCGGTCGGACCCTCCCACGGCCGACGACCTGATGGAGATGGGCCAGTACGACTTGCTGGACGCGGCCATGGACCAGCTGGAGGCAACAGCATTCCTGCAGGCCAACTGCGTGCGGCTTCGGCACATGGCGGGCCTGGCGTACGACGACGTCGCGCAGTACCTGGACATCACTCCAGGCGCCGCGAAGACGAACGTGTCCCTCGGCTTGGCGAAGCTGCGGGACCTCATGAACCTCCCTGAGGCGGGGAAAGGGGACTCCTGA
- a CDS encoding transposase encodes MAGVITASEASWIAPFSGLSPRAFGKLVTVLRRQGADAVRKGRPWSLPLGDRALLVAAYWRTNLTMRQLAPLFGVSKSAADRIIDHLGPMLALQPRKRFAKDTVLIVDGTLVPTRDHTIAERSKNYRYSTNHQIVIDADTRLVVVVGQPLAGNRNDCKAWEESGAKAAVGKTTTIADGGYPGTGLVIPHRRQRGQTELPDWKEDHNRSHKHVRARVEHVFARMKTWKILRDCRLKGDGVHQAMLGIARMHNLALVG; translated from the coding sequence ATGGCTGGTGTGATCACGGCGTCGGAAGCTTCCTGGATAGCCCCGTTCTCCGGGCTGAGCCCTCGCGCTTTCGGGAAGCTGGTAACGGTTCTGCGGCGCCAGGGTGCGGACGCGGTCCGCAAGGGCCGGCCGTGGAGCCTTCCGCTGGGGGATCGTGCCCTGCTGGTCGCGGCCTACTGGCGAACGAACCTCACAATGCGGCAACTCGCTCCGCTGTTCGGGGTGTCGAAGTCGGCGGCGGACCGGATCATCGACCACCTCGGGCCGATGCTCGCGCTCCAGCCCCGCAAACGGTTCGCCAAGGACACCGTGCTCATCGTCGACGGCACCCTGGTCCCCACCCGCGACCACACCATCGCCGAGCGGTCGAAGAACTACCGGTACTCCACCAACCACCAGATCGTGATCGACGCCGACACCCGCCTGGTCGTCGTGGTCGGCCAGCCGCTCGCCGGGAACCGCAACGACTGCAAGGCATGGGAGGAATCCGGCGCCAAAGCCGCCGTCGGGAAGACCACCACGATCGCCGACGGCGGCTACCCGGGCACCGGATTGGTCATCCCGCACCGTCGGCAGCGCGGCCAGACCGAACTCCCGGACTGGAAAGAGGACCACAATAGGTCCCACAAGCACGTCCGCGCCCGGGTCGAGCACGTCTTCGCCCGTATGAAGACCTGGAAGATCCTCCGCGACTGCCGCCTCAAAGGCGACGGCGTCCACCAGGCCATGCTCGGCATCGCCCGCATGCACAACCTCGCCCTCGTCGGATAG